The following coding sequences are from one Rathayibacter sp. SW19 window:
- a CDS encoding amino acid ABC transporter permease: protein MQVFLAVIVGLPLTLLVTAAAFAIGLLGGIPLMLGLRSKHRIVRLSFRLIVDLIRGVPIIVWLFLIYFGIAIGAFRFSSLAAAIVGLGLISCAYLAEIYRGSFTTLPRGQSEAAQALGLGGPTIFRRILAPQALQTAMPSLTTYLLALLKDSSIASTIGVLEMVGAATIYSRQHSGSDGLTPFLTAAGVYIVVSVPLAIVARRLDSKMSRAR from the coding sequence ATGCAAGTATTTCTGGCCGTCATCGTCGGCCTTCCACTGACGCTCTTGGTAACGGCCGCAGCGTTCGCGATTGGACTGCTGGGTGGCATACCGCTCATGTTGGGTTTGCGCTCCAAGCATCGGATCGTGCGCCTTTCCTTTCGCCTGATCGTCGACCTCATTCGCGGTGTGCCGATCATCGTTTGGCTGTTCCTCATCTACTTCGGCATCGCGATCGGTGCCTTCCGGTTCAGTTCACTCGCTGCCGCAATCGTCGGCCTCGGCCTCATCTCCTGTGCATATCTCGCCGAAATCTACCGCGGCAGCTTCACGACCCTGCCCCGCGGGCAGTCGGAAGCCGCGCAGGCGCTCGGGCTCGGCGGCCCGACCATCTTTCGCCGCATTCTCGCTCCGCAGGCGCTGCAGACAGCAATGCCATCCTTGACGACCTATCTGTTGGCCTTGCTGAAGGACTCCTCGATCGCCTCGACGATCGGCGTTCTGGAAATGGTTGGTGCCGCCACCATCTATTCACGCCAACACTCCGGAAGCGACGGTCTGACCCCGTTCTTGACCGCGGCTGGCGTCTACATCGTCGTGAGCGTGCCCTTGGCAATCGTTGCCCGGCGACTTGACTCGAAAATGTCGAGGGCCCGCTGA
- a CDS encoding substrate-binding periplasmic protein — protein MTKNIVIQRAVRAAALLSISALALAGCATTSSDASTTAAAAGCTPADPGLTTYTAGVLTVGVPQNPPYTVLNGNKASGYEIDIVNKLAAAECLPVSYIPVTYGNGIAMINNQKRADLITGGWYVTPARAQQVGFTSPIDYDEMAIISKSGIDTVKGLESIGAVGSATGFSWQGDMTKVLGDNLKSYPGTVEIKQDLQAGRIQAGLDGYAVAVDAYKGTDFKVEIAKKDPRIAITIDRPITAFPINKSNKALNDALSKLIDQYRKDGTLAKILTAHGLSASLVVPADVAAKSLR, from the coding sequence ATGACCAAAAACATCGTCATACAGCGCGCGGTTCGTGCAGCAGCGTTGCTCAGCATTTCCGCTCTTGCGCTGGCTGGTTGCGCAACGACGTCCTCCGACGCCAGCACCACAGCCGCCGCGGCGGGCTGTACGCCTGCAGATCCCGGCTTGACAACGTACACAGCAGGTGTGCTCACCGTCGGAGTCCCACAGAACCCGCCATATACCGTGCTCAACGGCAACAAGGCATCCGGCTACGAGATTGACATTGTGAACAAGCTCGCGGCTGCTGAGTGTCTTCCGGTCTCATACATACCCGTCACGTATGGCAACGGCATCGCGATGATCAACAATCAGAAGCGTGCCGATCTCATCACCGGAGGCTGGTATGTCACTCCGGCACGCGCTCAGCAGGTCGGTTTCACCTCGCCAATCGACTACGACGAAATGGCAATCATCTCCAAGTCGGGGATTGACACCGTGAAGGGCCTCGAATCGATTGGCGCAGTCGGCAGCGCCACCGGATTCTCGTGGCAGGGCGATATGACGAAGGTTCTCGGCGACAACTTGAAGTCATACCCCGGCACCGTCGAGATCAAACAGGATTTGCAGGCAGGCCGTATTCAGGCAGGCCTCGACGGGTACGCCGTCGCCGTGGACGCATACAAGGGAACAGACTTCAAAGTCGAGATCGCCAAGAAAGATCCGCGAATCGCGATCACGATCGACCGCCCCATCACCGCGTTCCCGATCAATAAGAGCAATAAGGCCCTGAACGATGCGCTCAGCAAGCTCATCGATCAGTACCGCAAAGACGGCACGCTTGCGAAGATCCTCACGGCCCACGGCCTTTCCGCGTCGTTGGTTGTCCCTGCCGATGTGGCGGCGAAATCCCTGCGCTAG
- a CDS encoding amino acid ABC transporter ATP-binding protein — protein MNAQLITESNKVNHAGVTISHLSKSFGTNLVLDDISIRVKPGSVTALIGPSGSGKSTLLRCVNLLEKPDKGTITIGAQSVDAGTRVSERDLLALRRQVGMVFQSFNLFPHFTVLRNVTFPQQKILGISKEEAEARALTLLERVGLKDKALQHPAQCSGGQQQRIAIVRALALNPRAMLFDEPTSALDPEVGVEVLAVMRELAEGGMTMIVVTHEMQFARDVADHLVVMADSHLIEEGNPAEILANPQQERTRRFLSAVLGR, from the coding sequence ATGAATGCACAGCTGATTACCGAATCCAACAAAGTCAATCACGCTGGTGTGACAATCTCGCACCTTTCCAAAAGCTTCGGCACGAATCTGGTCCTCGACGACATCTCCATCAGAGTCAAGCCGGGCAGTGTCACGGCTTTGATTGGGCCGTCTGGATCGGGCAAGAGCACACTGCTGCGGTGCGTGAACCTTCTCGAAAAGCCAGACAAGGGAACGATCACCATTGGAGCGCAGAGCGTTGATGCGGGAACAAGGGTGTCGGAGCGTGACCTCCTCGCCTTGCGTCGCCAGGTTGGAATGGTCTTCCAATCCTTCAATCTCTTCCCGCATTTCACTGTGCTGCGCAACGTTACGTTTCCGCAACAGAAGATCCTCGGCATCAGCAAAGAAGAGGCGGAAGCCCGCGCGCTCACTCTGCTCGAGCGCGTCGGGTTGAAAGACAAAGCCCTTCAGCATCCGGCGCAGTGCTCAGGAGGTCAGCAGCAGCGCATCGCCATTGTGCGGGCACTAGCGCTGAATCCGCGCGCCATGCTGTTCGACGAACCGACCAGCGCGCTCGATCCCGAGGTGGGAGTGGAGGTGCTCGCCGTGATGCGCGAACTGGCGGAGGGCGGGATGACAATGATCGTCGTCACTCACGAGATGCAGTTTGCCCGTGATGTCGCGGATCACCTTGTTGTGATGGCCGACTCGCATTTGATCGAGGAAGGCAACCCAGCTGAGATTCTGGCGAACCCGCAACAGGAACGCACCCGACGATTCTTGAGCGCTGTTCTAGGTCGATGA